AGCAAGCagttattaaaactttttttttatgaattttcaaGCCACAAAGCCCAACCCAGATACATCatgttaaaatattgtataGTTGTATCATATTAACATTTCTATTCTTAACTTGATTAAAATTGCAGTTAGAGTCGAGTTGACAGTATTTATACTTGCttagattaaacccattcaattcatgTATCTAGTGAGTTAAGCTAAGTTAAGCTAACTACAGTAATAGTAAGTAACTATAAAATAGTCAACGTTGACTGTAGTTGATCATGATCTTAcgtcattaaaaaatgaatgcatgGCTATACTGcagaaaatattcataaaatatgatTCCTTTGACAGTTTGAAATTTCCACATATGTTGGTTCCACCTAATATATAATCCACAAGAATCCCCAGCCCATGGGCATGATAACTCACCCCCGGGGGCAGGTGTTTACGGGGTTGCCGTGCTCGTCTCTTCGCTCTGTCATGCTCTCGCATCACGCTCTCTGTCTCCTCCCGCTGACTGTCAAAATACGGATGCTCCAGCAGCTGCTCACAGGTTAACCTCTCTGCAGGATCCATATGCAGAcaaccctgagagagagagagagagagagagagacttataAGTAATAGAGAGAATAACTTGTAACAATGCATTATATGCAAcgcattattatattacatataaacctgtgatgttatagaatattagtcaacaccttctgactaatcagaatcaagaattcaacagttctGTTGTATAATCTGTAACAATTGCTCTTCTTTGTAAAATGTATAGAAAAAGTGATACggcaataattttttaaaaataagtattatatgttattattgtgtgttCAGTCTACATAGCTCACCTTCATTAGACTTAATGCCTGGAAAGAGATGTTTGGATACTTTTGCTCCAGGggttcctacacacacacacacacacacagaacaacataTAGAAGGTGATATAACACTGAGcagtctctctcttcttttctttgcacacacacatcactgtacAGTCCCAGTGGCCCACACAACGTAACTGTGTGTTGTCACAGGATGGAAATGTGTACGAGTTGGTTAtcactataactacactataAATAGTTTCTCTCCAATCAGTGCAATGTCTTGACCTGTGACTAAGGACATAACACCGATTAAAACATCCCAGAGGAGAGTGTGTTGTTTTCCACAGCTCAACATATTTAGCTCTTTATAATAAGCAGTGGCGTGCCTGTCACAGGATACCAGTGTACTATTTATATCACCTCAGTCAGGTGCATTTCAGATAAACAGCCTGTTAACAGAGCACTTAAAACCACCGAGCAGTATATACTGAAGACTGAACACTGGTCGGTGAGAGTATACTGAACACACAGCCCTCGGCAGGTTGGTAGCGTGACCAGATTAAAGTACCTCTTATACACCCACCATTTCTTGTGGTTCAGGAACACACACTCCGCTGAAGAACTGGTTACTGCTGAACACCTGCTGGTGTCTGGGGATCAAATCACCTACAAACACAATGCAAACACCAAAACACTGAACACTTATTTCTGCCTGGAGAACAGGAAGAGTATACTGAGtgatcatatacacacatactcaaagacagaaacagcaagaaaatatataatttcaatTAATTACTGGACAATTCAAGTATTTTATTCAAGAATAAtgtcaaaaatacattttaatagaaATTCAGCTCaataaaatgtcattcattATAACAAAAATCcaccaaaacattttttattcttcttttattttagaatCTCCGTTCTGCTTTGTTGTCTGATATCTTTCCCATTTATCAATGTTCATTCTTTTTATATCCCCAAGTCtataaaaaagtgttgtttgattaaaacattattacattttttagttTAAGATTCTTAGATTTAGAGTAAACACTGCTGTTATACTATAAGACAAATTCTTTTAGTGTTTGATCCACACACAGTGTAGTGCTGGATCTCTTACCTAATGTTTTCCTTATGAGATAAAGCTGGTCTACATCAGATTTGCCCGGCCACAGAGGAGCGCCAGAGAGCAGctcagcaaacacacaacccACCGCCCACACGTCCACCGGAGGGCCGTACTGAGTGTCTCCCACCAGCAGCTCCGGAGCCCGGTACCACCGAGTGGCCACGTAGTCTGTATAATAATCACACGGCcccgctacacacacacacacacacacacacacacacacacacacacacaataaaacagacacagagaagaAGACAGTGCACTGTTAAGGAACTTCATTGTGGTTACCTGGTATCATTACTGTCAtctttgggtgtgtgtgtttgtacatacTGAGGATCCTGGCAAAGCCAAAGTCACAGAGCTTTATGACCTGGTGTTTGGTGATGAGTATATTCTCTGGCTTCACATCTCTGTGgatacactaaacacacacacaagtgttaaattaaaaattaactaTGGGCtgtgctcttacacacacacactctcagacacctgcacacacattgTATCTGGCACGTGTGTACATAGAGACTTGTGCAGGATCAGGGTTTATTGGTTCtgtactgtgtgtctgtgtgtgtgtgtgtgtgtgtgtgtgtgtgtgtgtagcttttatttagaaaattttaaaaaagtgttcttcTTGTTTACTGAGGTTAATATCAGGATTAGATCAGGGGTTCCTAAACCTTTTGGACAAATAACTCCAATTGAATAttatacattgtttttttggtttctccTCATTATTTACCA
This sequence is a window from Pangasianodon hypophthalmus isolate fPanHyp1 chromosome 3, fPanHyp1.pri, whole genome shotgun sequence. Protein-coding genes within it:
- the cdkl1 gene encoding cyclin-dependent kinase-like 1, translated to MEKYEKIAKIGEGSYGVVFKCRNKDTGQIVAIKKFVESEDDPVIKRIALREIRMLKQLKHCNLVNLIEVFRRKRKLHLVFEYCDHTVLNELDRYPRGVPEPLVKSITWQTLQAVNFCHKQNCIHRDVKPENILITKHQVIKLCDFGFARILTGPCDYYTDYVATRWYRAPELLVGDTQYGPPVDVWAVGCVFAELLSGAPLWPGKSDVDQLYLIRKTLGDLIPRHQQVFSSNQFFSGVCVPEPQEMEPLEQKYPNISFQALSLMKGCLHMDPAERLTCEQLLEHPYFDSQREETESVMREHDRAKRRARQPRKHLPPGYLPQLTGSSIFPAVDNRKYYNNMRKFNYHFPNI